Proteins encoded together in one Prionailurus viverrinus isolate Anna chromosome B1, UM_Priviv_1.0, whole genome shotgun sequence window:
- the MAB21L2 gene encoding protein mab-21-like 2, which translates to MIAAQAKLVYQLNKYYTERCQARKAAIAKTIREVCKVVSDVLKEVEVQEPRFISSLSEIDARYEGLEVISPTEFEVVLYLNQMGVFNFVDDGSLPGCAVLKLSDGRKRSMSLWVEFITASGYLSARKIRSRFQTLVAQAVDKCSYRDVVKMIADTSEVKLRIRERYVVQITPAFKCTGIWPRSAAQWPMPHIPWPGPNRVAEVKAEGFNLLSKECYSLTGKQSSAESDAWVLQFGEAENRLLMGGCRNKCLSVLKTLRDRHLELPGQPLNNYHMKTLLLYECEKHPRETDWDEACLGDRLNGILLQLISCLQCRRCPHYFLPNLDLFQGKPHSALESAAKQTWRLAREILTNPKSLDKL; encoded by the coding sequence ATGATCGCCGCTCAGGCCAAGCTGGTTTACCAGCTCAATAAATACTACACTGAGCGCTGCCAAGCGCGCAAGGCGGCCATCGCCAAGACCATCCGAGAGGTCTGTAAGGTGGTCTCGGACGTGCTAAAGGAAGTGGAGGTGCAGGAGCCTCGCTTCATCAGCTCCCTGAGCGAGATCGACGCCCGCTACGAGGGGCTGGAGGTCATCTCGCCCACGGAATTCGAGGTGGTGCTCTACCTAAACCAGATGGGCGTCTTCAACTTCGTAGACGACGGCTCCCTGCCCGGCTGCGCGGTGCTCAAACTGAGTGATGGGCGGAAGCGGAGCATGTCTCTCTGGGTCGAGTTCATCACTGCGTCCGGCTACCTCTCGGCGCGCAAGATCCGCTCGCGTTTCCAGACCCTGGTGGCTCAGGCAGTGGACAAGTGCAGCTATCGAGATGTGGTCAAGATGATCGCGGACACCAGCGAGGTCAAGTTGCGCATCAGGGAGCGCTACGTGGTGCAAATCACTCCTGCGTTCAAGTGCACCGGTATCTGGCCTCGCAGTGCGGCACAGTGGCCTATGCCCCATATCCCCTGGCCTGGCCCCAATCGGGTAGCGGAGGTCAAGGCCGAAGGGTTCAACTTGCTGTCGAAGGAATGCTACTCACTGACCGGCAAGCAGAGCTCCGCGGAGAGCGATGCCTGGGTGCTCCAGTTCGGGGAGGCTGAGAACCGGCTGCTGATGGGCGGCTGCCGAAACAAGTGTCTCTCGGTGTTGAAGACGCTGCGGGATCGCCACCTGGAGCTGCCGGGCCAGCCGCTCAATAACTACCACATGAAGACGCTGCTGCTGTACGAGTGCGAGAAACACCCGCGGGAAACGGACTGGGACGAGGCGTGCCTCGGCGATCGGCTCAACGGCATCCTGCTGCAGCTCATCTCCTGCCTGCAGTGCCGCCGCTGCCCTCACTACTTTCTGCCCAACCTCGACCTTTTTCAGGGCAAGCCCCATTCGGCCCTGGAGAGCGCTGCCAAGCAGACCTGGAGGTTGGCCAGGGAAATTCTCACCAATCCCAAAAGCCTGGACAAACTATAG